The following DNA comes from Rhodothermales bacterium.
TATATCCCGACTACGGCCGGGGGATTGACGGATTCATGCAGGCCTCACTCATGGTTCCAATGAACATAATTCCGAGTCTGCCAAAAATTTCCAACGTCGCCGGAATCGCAAAAATGGGCGAACGAGCTCTGGAAACCGCTTTTGTGGTTATCGAGAGTCAGAACTCTCCGACGACGGCCGGGCTGGATTTTCCGAACGGCGTGTCACTTATGGGCACGACCGCCATCTTTACCGATTTCAGGGACCTCCCCGGTAATCATAGGCTGGTCGGAGCTTACGCCACCGGCGACTTCACGTCTTTCGACACGAGTGGATGGGAAATCATTCCGGAGGGTGGTGTCGTTCCGACGACCAATTCCGGCACTTGGATGGCTTCCTACATGGCGGAGCAGCGACTCTGGGCCGATCCTTGTAATGCAAAGCGATACGGAAAGCTGTATGGCCACGTCGGGTTCTCAGATCAGGAGAATAGCCCGTACAAGGTCACGTTCGCCGTTACGGCAGAGCAATTTGGCCTGCTGGACAGCCGCCCGAACGACCGAATGGGAATCGGGTACTTCTACAGTGCTCTGAACGACGATTTCAAAAACGCATATGCCCTTACTACCACGCCAGTCGATGATCTTCAGGGCGGTGAAGTTTACTACAACGCGCAGGTCACACCATGGTTCAACATGACTGTCGATCTCCAGGCGGTCGAACCGGCCGTTCAAAGTCAAGACACCGCAGTGGTACTTGGAGTTCGGGCCAACACCAGATTCTGATTCCGGCGACGACTCAGTGATGGACCTCGCCATCCCTCAGGGATCCCCTGGGCGATGGCGATGTTCCGGACACGAACGTAACTCTCGACGGCAGCTTCTTGAAGAACACTTCCACTCCAACGGCAGCTTCCAACGCAGAACTGTTCTACATGGTTCTCCCGCAGAGGTGGTAAGTTGCGGCCCCGCGCCGCCGTCAGCCGCCCGGGCGGCGGATGCCCAGCTTTTTCATGCGCGACCTGAGAGTGCTGGGATGCAATCCGAGAACCTCAGCCGCTCCACCGGTACCCCGAATTCGCCAGCCACACGTGTCGCACACAGACTGAATGTAGTCGCGCTCGACTTCTTCCAGCGTGCGTCCAATGGATGCATCCTCCCCTGCGTCTTTCAGAGCGATTGGTGATGCTGGAAGCAATGTCGAATGACCATCCAGTTTTAAGGTGGAACCCGACGACGTAATCATTGCCCGCTCGAGAACATTCGTCAGTTCCCGCACGTTCCCCGGCCAGGCATACGCAGCCAACTGGTCGACGGTCTCCGGGGCAATCTGATCGATCCGTTTCCCAATCCGCCCACGGAGTCTCTGCAAAAAGAAAGCGGTCAAGAGTGGAATGTCCTCCCGGCGATCGCGCAGCGGCGGCACGTGGATTGGAAAAACACTGATCCTGTAAAAAAGGTCGTCGCGGAATCGTTGCTGCCCAATCTCAGATTGCAAGTCACGATTAGTCGCCGCCACCACGCGGACATCGCAGCGTCGCGATTCCGAGGAGCCAACTGGATTGAATTCGCCCGATTGCAGAACACGCAACAGCTTTGGCTGTAGCTCCAACGGCAGTTCTCCGACCTCATCTAAAAAGATCGTTCCCCCATCGGCCACCTCAAAGCGTCCCATTTGATTGGCAATCGCACCGGTGAAGGCACCTTTCACGTGCCCAAACAATTCGCTTTCGATCAGCTGTGACGGCAGGGCGGCACAGTTGACTTTAATGAAGCTTCTGTCCGCTCTATGGCTCTTCGCATGAATCGCGTGAGCAACCAACTCCTTCCCCGCCCCAGTTTCCCCCGTGATCAACACAGAACTATCGGTCGGCGCGACCTGCTCGATTTTGCGCAGCACCTGCAGCATTGCCGGACTCCCGCCGACGAATTCCCATGAATGCGAGCCATCACCCTCGGAGACGGTCTTTCGGAGAACGCTGTTTTCCGCCTCCAATCGTTGCTTCAGTTCACGAATCTTCTTGAATGCCCCACGCAAGCGAGCTTCTTTCCGGAGACCCGACAATAGATTCGCCATGACTTCGCCCATCAGGCGAAGATGACCCAACCGCTCGTTGTCCCACTCGATCTCACGGACTGTGCTGAAGCCAAGGTAGCCGATCTGTTCACCGTCCACGTTCATGGGAAAGTGGGCCAACGACTTGGTTCCACGTTTGCGGAAGTTCCTGCGGTCAAGCTCTGCCGAGGCGGGAAGATCGTCGAGCGATTCAACGATGATCGGTAGATCGTTGCACATCTGGTCGTAGACATATGGCCACTTATCGCCGATATCCATGAGCGGAATCGGATCCACACCTGGCCTTGCCCACGAGTGTGTGACGGTCAGTCTCTTCGTGGTCTCGAATTGGGCCACGACGCTTCG
Coding sequences within:
- a CDS encoding sigma 54-interacting transcriptional regulator, with the protein product MDIGDKWPYVYDQMCNDLPIIVESLDDLPASAELDRRNFRKRGTKSLAHFPMNVDGEQIGYLGFSTVREIEWDNERLGHLRLMGEVMANLLSGLRKEARLRGAFKKIRELKQRLEAENSVLRKTVSEGDGSHSWEFVGGSPAMLQVLRKIEQVAPTDSSVLITGETGAGKELVAHAIHAKSHRADRSFIKVNCAALPSQLIESELFGHVKGAFTGAIANQMGRFEVADGGTIFLDEVGELPLELQPKLLRVLQSGEFNPVGSSESRRCDVRVVAATNRDLQSEIGQQRFRDDLFYRISVFPIHVPPLRDRREDIPLLTAFFLQRLRGRIGKRIDQIAPETVDQLAAYAWPGNVRELTNVLERAMITSSGSTLKLDGHSTLLPASPIALKDAGEDASIGRTLEEVERDYIQSVCDTCGWRIRGTGGAAEVLGLHPSTLRSRMKKLGIRRPGG